The window TCTAACCACGCTAACGCCAGAGCCATGACCCCCACCGAGCGAAACATCCTCCTAGCAGCCAAATCCAGTGCACGTCGACACCTGcgcatcatcatcgccgagccAAAATTCTATATCGCCAAATTGAAGTATGCCATGGACTTCGTTTGGGCTAAATGCGCATTCTCATTCCTGTTGCTTCTCAAATTATCCCGACTTCTCCCTGagcgcgaagaagaacacaAAGAGTTTCTGGAGTATGGGAATCGGCTCGTCGATGAGCTCAGCAAGGCCGGGTCAAATGGTAGTCACTCTCGGACGGGGAATATCTACCTACAGATCCTGAAAGTCAGTATTGAAAAGTACGGGCGTGCATTAAAAGAAACTCCGCAGTCAAGTACGGAGGGTATCGATGCTACATCGCCGTTCTGGGAGCTTTTTGATGCACAGGCAGATTTGCAGTGGTTTGTGCCGGAGCAGTTTGTCTCGGAGTGGGACTTTCCGGGTTTGAATTTATTCTATTTTCCTACGGCGTGGCAAGATTTTTTGGGGGATTTCTCTTTGGCGATGTAGGACAAAATAGTTTATATCTCAGACGTGAATAAGTACAGACCACTTGTATACAACTTTTCTTCTCTAAAGGGCTATTGAACGAGACCTGGATATCGAAAAAGAGCCAAACAATGCACAAACATACCAGAATACAGTCTATCCAAGGGCCTTCATGGTAAGCTCGACACTaaaaagagaagaagttAGCAATATTCCTTGGTAGCAGAGCCGAGAAAGAAACATACACAACAAAAGTTCCTGCCGAGACAGGCATGGCTCTCAGCAGAGTCGGGCCGATGCCCTTCCAGAAGCCACCCAGACCCTCAAGCGCGTAAGTTTTCTTGAAGCAGTCACGCATGGTGCTATAC of the Penicillium psychrofluorescens genome assembly, chromosome: 1 genome contains:
- a CDS encoding uncharacterized protein (ID:PFLUO_001573-T1.cds;~source:funannotate), whose product is MGVENVAAMTPTERNILLAAKSSARRHLRIIIAEPKFYIAKLKYAMDFVWAKCAFSFLLLLKLSRLLPEREEEHKEFLEYGNRLVDELSKAGSNGSHSRTGNIYLQILKVSIEKYGRALKETPQSSTEGIDATSPFWELFDAQADLQWFVPEQFVSEWDFPGLNLFYFPTAWQDFLGDFSLAM